The Risungbinella massiliensis sequence CTGTTTTGGTCGAATTACAAGCATTGGTTGCTCCCACTAGTTTTGCAACTCCAAAGCGAATGGCTACAGGAGTAGATCATCAACGGTTGAGCATGATATTAGCAGTACTAGAAAAACGTCTCGGCTTTTTCTTGCAAAATCAAGACGCTTATCTCAATGTAGTGGGCGGAATGAGGATAGACGAACCAGCAGTCGACCTTGCGATGGCGATCAGTCTTGCCTCCAGTTTTCGGGAAGTGGCGACAGGGAATAAAGATCTATTTATCGGAGAAGTAGGTCTAACCGGTGAGGTACGTGGTGTTTCCCGAATTGAACAAAGGGTGGCAGAAGCTGCTCAACTCGGTTTTACTAGGGTGATTTTTCCTGAGAAGAATCAGAAAGGATGGAAAGCTCCTAAAGGAATTGAATGTATTGGGGTTCAGTCCTTACAAGAGGCATTAGAGATTGGCTTAGGAGGATAGAAGTGATGGCTTTGAAAGAAACGGAAAAGGATGAACTTGCGATCAATGAGATGTTACGGTGGGTTGCACCAGGAACTGCCTTTCGTGAGGGATTGGATAATGTGTTGAGTGCCAATACGGGAGCGCTTATTGTAATGGGGTATGATGAAAAAGTGGAGGAGATCGTAGACGGAGGCTTTCATATTAATTGTCCTTATTCCCCCACTTTTCTATATGAATTGGCCAAAATGGATGGTGCGATCATCTTAAGTAATGATGGAAAGCGAATTCTCTTTGCCAATGCTCAGTTGGTCCCTCATTCTTCTATTCCAACTAAGGAAACAGGAACAAGGCACCGCAATGCTCAACGCTGTGCAAAGCAGACTGGGAAACTTGTCGTTTCTATTTCACAACGAAGAAATACCATCACGCTCTATCGTGGTGGTATTCGGTATGTATTAAAAGATCAACAAATAATATTGTCCAAAGCAAATCAAGCGCTTCAAACCTTGGAAAAGTATCGTACTGTTTTATCTAGAAGCCTGATGAAACTAAGTGCATTTGAATTTGAAGAGTTAGTAACCTTGCAAGAGGTTGCTTTTATCCTACAACGAATTGAAATGAATTTACGAGTGATTCGAGAGATCAATCGTTATGTTCATGAATTGGGTACAGAGGGTCGTTTGGTCAGTATGCAAATGGAAGAACTGATATCCAATTTGGATGAGGAAGCCAGTTTATTTATTCGTGATTATAGTAAAGAACCTGGAAATCCAACAGTATCAGATGTTTTTCTACAACTGAAAAAGCTGGACCGAGATGAGTTATTGATCCATCAACAAATTCTACGAATTTTAGGGTATCATGGTATTAATGATCCAAGTGAGC is a genomic window containing:
- the disA gene encoding DNA integrity scanning diadenylate cyclase DisA; translation: MKETEKDELAINEMLRWVAPGTAFREGLDNVLSANTGALIVMGYDEKVEEIVDGGFHINCPYSPTFLYELAKMDGAIILSNDGKRILFANAQLVPHSSIPTKETGTRHRNAQRCAKQTGKLVVSISQRRNTITLYRGGIRYVLKDQQIILSKANQALQTLEKYRTVLSRSLMKLSAFEFEELVTLQEVAFILQRIEMNLRVIREINRYVHELGTEGRLVSMQMEELISNLDEEASLFIRDYSKEPGNPTVSDVFLQLKKLDRDELLIHQQILRILGYHGINDPSEHYVSSRGNRILQKIPRLPYNIVQNMTNHFRSLSRMVVATIEELDEVEGIGEVRARNIHEGLKRIQEQVFIDRHM